ATGCCGGACGCGGGTATTGTCCGGACCGTTTCTGTCCCGCTGTACGAGCACGAAATCACCGACGACCAGAGGTCGAAACATACGGGTCGATCTATTCAACTCTTCCGACGCAGTCTCCCTACTCGTAATCACCATGGGATAGTATCCTGGCGGTTCGGCTGCATACGTCGCGACGATACTGCCATCCCATTCCATATCGTACACCTGGTAGGTCTTGACGGATGAGTATAGAATGCGGCCTTCCGGGGTGAGCGACATGTGCAGGAACGAGCCTCCCATCCGGACCGGAATGGGCGGATCCGGCGGCCAGGGCCGGCTGCCCATATCGTGACTCTTGTTGCCTTTCGAGTCGTACACTGTAAGCAGCGATTCGCCCATGAGGGAACTCACGGCGCAGCGTTCTTCACTTCCGCAAATGATGTTATCCGGTCCGGGCCTGTCGATTCGGAACGAAGCCTGGTGGACTCCGTCCAGGTTGAATGTTGACACACGGAAGTTTTCCTTGTCGAATACCACGATGCGGTCGTCGAATACCGTAACATTCTGAGGTTTCGACATCTCCCCCGGTCCGGATCCCTCCTGGCCGATACGACGGATCATCTTCCCGCTCGGATCCGTTACCCAGACCGTATGCTGCTGCCAGTCTGGCAGGTAGAAGTTCCCTACTCCGTCCCGGGCGAGATCGGAGATTTGACCAACGAATTCATTCCCCAGATCGATAGGGATCTCTCGCACTTTTTCGATAGTGTAGTTCTGGGCCGCAGCCGGGGTGGTCCATTGTTGAAGAAGCATTGCTGCCAGGAGTAGTAATACGTATCTCATAAAGAAGCTCCTCCAGATGACTCGATCGCATGGATCAATCACAGCTATTCTGACCCGCCGCTCAATCGGTAGACCACGATATGCGGATTGGGTTCACCTTCTTCAACAGGTGCTGTATCGATGCCGTACAGGGTTCGTTCTTCGGCATAGACGAAAGTGAAGGGTATTTCGATTCCGAGTTGTAACACGTTGCCGTCCTGAACAAACAGATCGCCGCGTATTCTTGATTCACCCCCCTCTACGGGAAGGCTTCTTTGAACTAATACGTGGTCCCCAAATTGCAATGGCCGTCCTATCCAAGACCAGTAGATGCTCATACTGAATCCACCTAGATCAGGGGTAACAGAAAATGGAACGTAACCGGGAGGTTCCGCCGAATAGGTTGCCAGCACCGTGCCATCCCAATGCAGTCTCGACACTACGTAACGTTTCACCGGCGAATACAGCACGTCTCCATTCGGTGTGCCGGATACATGTTGGAACAACTGATAGGATCCGCCGATGACCCCGACGGGCCTGGCCTCCGCCTCACGGCTGCCGCCATCGTAAAGCTTCGCGCCATCGGTGTCGTAAACCGTGAAAAATGACGGAGCCAGCACAGAAGAAACAGCGATGTGGCCATCGTCGTTTATCAACATACCTGTCGATAGGTACACATCGATTCGATGGCTGGAGAGATGCTGTCCAGAAATGGAAAAAGCGGAGATTCTGTCGTTGTCGTTGTCGAGCACGAAAACCTTACCGTCGTGCAACGCCACACTGCGGGGATTGGTCAGTTCGCCCGGTCCCCTTCCCGCCTGCCCGATTTTCCGAATCAACCTGCCCTGAGGGGCCACCACCCAGACCGTATGCTGTTGCCAGTCGGGCAGGTAGAAATTACCCTCTGCGTCCCGGGTCAGATCAGCGATTTCTCCGACGATTTCATCACCCAGATCAAGCGGAATCTCCGATTCCTTTACGATTGTGAATCCTTGTGCGGAAACATCAATACAAAAAGCCGTGACCAGGCTGAAAAGCAATGTAAGTACTATACTTTTCATTGGCATGCCTCATTGGTGTTTCGATGCTGGTTATTCTTGTAAATATCACTCACCCCCGACTAAACGGTAGACCACGATATTCGGGTTGTCCTCCCCTTCTTCTACGGGCGCGGTATCGATCCCATAACACTTGTCGCCATCGGAGTAGAAAAACACCATTGGCAGTTCGATCCCGGTCTGCACGATGGTTCCGTCATCGGTGAAGATATCTCCGAAAAGTCCGTATACACCGCTTGTGTCTTTCCCCTGTCTTTGGACGAGAACATGACCGCTGACATACAGGGGCCGGAACAGCGGAGTAAAGGTAACCAGCTTTTGAGGAGGTGCGTCAGGAAACGGACTATATCCGTAAGGGTCCGCACTGTATGTATCGAGTATCGAACCGTCCCAATCGAGGCGAAACACCTCGTATCTCTTGACCGTAGAATTGAGGATGAGGCCGTCAGCAGCTTGCGACACATGGTGAAAGTTCATTCGAATGGGCATGATCAGCAGGCCACCGACGCCGGTATCGGGCGTGCCGATTTCACGTACAATCGTACCGGCCATGTCAAAAACCGTAAAATGTGGTTTGTCCGTTGCGTAACTCACAGCGATCATCCCACCGCCGCCGACCAACAGTCCGCTGGGTGGCAGTACAGGGGCGATGCGAAAGTCCGACAGGTACGTTCCGTCCTGTGTGAAGATCTTCACGCGGTTGTCGCCCGTATCGAGGACGACAACCTTATCCTCGAAAACGGCCACACTTCTTGGTTCCACCAACTCTCCAGGTCCGGTTCCTCCTCGACCCAAACGTTGGGAGATAACACCCGACGACTCAGCTACCCAGATCGT
The DNA window shown above is from Gemmatimonadota bacterium and carries:
- a CDS encoding 6-bladed beta-propeller; the encoded protein is MPMKSIVLTLLFSLVTAFCIDVSAQGFTIVKESEIPLDLGDEIVGEIADLTRDAEGNFYLPDWQQHTVWVVAPQGRLIRKIGQAGRGPGELTNPRSVALHDGKVFVLDNDNDRISAFSISGQHLSSHRIDVYLSTGMLINDDGHIAVSSVLAPSFFTVYDTDGAKLYDGGSREAEARPVGVIGGSYQLFQHVSGTPNGDVLYSPVKRYVVSRLHWDGTVLATYSAEPPGYVPFSVTPDLGGFSMSIYWSWIGRPLQFGDHVLVQRSLPVEGGESRIRGDLFVQDGNVLQLGIEIPFTFVYAEERTLYGIDTAPVEEGEPNPHIVVYRLSGGSE
- a CDS encoding 6-bladed beta-propeller, which encodes MRYVLLLLAAMLLQQWTTPAAAQNYTIEKVREIPIDLGNEFVGQISDLARDGVGNFYLPDWQQHTVWVTDPSGKMIRRIGQEGSGPGEMSKPQNVTVFDDRIVVFDKENFRVSTFNLDGVHQASFRIDRPGPDNIICGSEERCAVSSLMGESLLTVYDSKGNKSHDMGSRPWPPDPPIPVRMGGSFLHMSLTPEGRILYSSVKTYQVYDMEWDGSIVATYAAEPPGYYPMVITSRETASEELNRSTRMFRPLVVGDFVLVQRDRNGPDNTRVRHIDLFGRDGTLIQMDIESTLHFDHADGDDLYAIDTSPVEEGELNPSIVVYQLRN